One stretch of Burkholderia oklahomensis C6786 DNA includes these proteins:
- a CDS encoding LysR family transcriptional regulator — MNRPIATATLESIPSAAPAADATDSLRVQDLDLNLLKTFRAVYVERHVGRAALRLGVTQPSVSYGLGRLRLMFRDALFVRTGTGVEPTPRARRLAASVDKALAILQDVLDEGTRFLPDTTQRVFRLHMSDFAASAFLPTLLQVLDARAPGAVIETLHVDEPQLNVALESGRIDFALGHYSDASSHFQRTALLQERCVLLMSRRAAARLALGDDFVLDADAPPHLRLVAVTSHSQSMRLLDRLGLMPRVRAALPDFMVIPAILLDCDYAVIVPRTIARTFAARDACAIYPIAGAQAWTVNAYWHRRFDADPGHRWLRALLSELFDIGAREPFDAWLAPVASSASCAPHADCD; from the coding sequence ATGAACCGCCCCATCGCCACGGCAACGCTCGAATCGATCCCGTCCGCCGCGCCCGCCGCCGACGCCACCGATTCGCTGCGCGTGCAGGACCTCGATCTCAATCTGCTGAAGACATTCCGCGCGGTGTACGTCGAGCGGCATGTCGGCCGCGCGGCGCTGCGGCTCGGCGTCACGCAGCCGTCGGTCAGCTACGGGCTCGGCCGGCTGCGCCTGATGTTCCGCGACGCGCTGTTCGTGCGCACCGGCACCGGCGTCGAGCCGACGCCGCGCGCGCGCCGTCTCGCCGCGTCGGTCGACAAGGCGCTCGCGATCCTGCAGGACGTGCTCGACGAAGGCACGCGCTTTCTGCCCGACACCACGCAGCGCGTATTCCGGCTGCACATGAGCGACTTCGCGGCGAGCGCGTTCCTGCCGACGCTCCTGCAGGTGCTCGACGCGCGCGCGCCCGGCGCGGTCATCGAGACGCTGCACGTCGACGAGCCGCAGCTCAACGTCGCGCTCGAGTCGGGCCGGATCGATTTTGCGCTCGGCCACTATAGCGACGCGTCGAGCCACTTCCAGCGCACCGCGCTGCTGCAGGAACGCTGCGTGCTGCTGATGTCGCGCCGCGCGGCCGCGCGTCTCGCGCTCGGCGACGATTTCGTGCTCGATGCCGATGCGCCGCCGCATCTGCGGCTCGTCGCCGTCACGTCGCATTCGCAATCGATGCGGCTCCTCGACCGGCTCGGGCTGATGCCGCGCGTACGCGCCGCGCTGCCCGACTTCATGGTGATTCCCGCGATCCTGCTCGATTGCGACTATGCGGTGATCGTGCCGCGCACGATCGCGCGCACGTTCGCGGCGCGCGATGCGTGCGCGATCTATCCGATCGCCGGCGCGCAGGCGTGGACCGTCAACGCGTACTGGCATCGTCGCTTCGACGCCGACCCCGGCCATCGGTGGCTGCGCGCGCTGCTGTCCGAGCTGTTCGACATCGGCGCGCGCGAGCCTTTTGACGCGTGGCTCGCGCCCGTCGCGTCGTCCGCCTCGTGTGCGCCGCACGCGGACTGCGATTAG
- the wecB gene encoding non-hydrolyzing UDP-N-acetylglucosamine 2-epimerase yields MKKILLAFGTRPEAIKMAPLVRALQARADVDAKVCVTAQHRQMLDQVLQLFDIAPAYDLNLMRQSQTLTDVTTGILQTIGTVFDDFDPDIVLVHGDTTTTLAVSLAAFYRYLPIGHVEAGLRSGDIWSPWPEELNRRVTDAVSSWHFAPTERAQHNLFSEGVPTEGVVLTGNTVIDALHDVKHMLDADAPLAREIATQFPFLGRDERVVLITGHRRESFGEPFAHFCGALRTLALRYPDVRFIYPLHLNPNVQRPAHSLLDGLSNVHLIAPQEYLSFVFLMSRAHFIITDSGGIQEEGPALGKPVLVTRETTERPEAIQAGTARLVGTNTERIVGEASRLLDDDDAYDEMSRATNPYGDGHASERIVHALLNMPYATATTRFPLAAIEAPCNALALGLHALRSA; encoded by the coding sequence ATGAAGAAAATCTTGCTTGCGTTCGGCACTCGTCCTGAGGCCATCAAGATGGCGCCGCTCGTGCGTGCGCTGCAGGCGCGAGCCGACGTCGACGCGAAAGTGTGCGTGACCGCGCAGCACCGTCAGATGCTCGACCAGGTGCTCCAGCTGTTCGACATCGCGCCCGCGTACGACCTGAACCTGATGCGGCAGAGCCAGACGCTGACCGACGTGACGACGGGCATCCTTCAGACGATCGGCACCGTGTTCGATGATTTCGATCCGGATATCGTGCTCGTGCACGGCGATACGACGACGACGCTCGCGGTGAGCCTCGCCGCTTTCTACCGCTACTTGCCGATCGGCCACGTCGAGGCGGGGCTGCGCAGCGGCGACATCTGGTCGCCGTGGCCCGAGGAATTGAACCGGCGCGTGACGGATGCGGTGTCGTCCTGGCACTTCGCGCCGACCGAGCGCGCGCAGCACAACCTGTTCAGCGAAGGCGTGCCGACGGAAGGCGTCGTGCTGACCGGCAATACGGTGATCGATGCGCTGCACGACGTGAAGCACATGCTCGACGCCGACGCGCCGCTCGCACGCGAGATCGCCACGCAGTTTCCGTTTCTCGGCCGAGACGAGCGCGTCGTGCTGATCACCGGCCATCGGCGCGAGAGCTTCGGCGAGCCGTTCGCGCATTTCTGCGGCGCGCTGCGCACGCTCGCGCTCCGCTATCCGGACGTGCGCTTCATCTATCCGCTGCATCTGAATCCGAACGTGCAGAGACCCGCGCATTCGCTGCTCGACGGCCTGTCGAACGTTCATCTGATCGCGCCGCAGGAATATCTGTCGTTCGTGTTCCTGATGTCGCGCGCGCATTTCATCATCACCGATTCGGGCGGCATCCAGGAAGAAGGGCCCGCGCTCGGCAAGCCCGTGCTCGTCACGCGCGAGACGACCGAGCGGCCGGAGGCGATCCAGGCGGGCACCGCGCGGCTCGTCGGCACGAATACCGAGCGGATCGTCGGCGAGGCGTCGCGGCTTCTCGACGACGACGACGCATACGACGAGATGTCGCGCGCGACGAATCCGTACGGCGACGGCCATGCGAGCGAGCGGATCGTCCATGCGCTGCTGAACATGCCGTACGCGACCGCGACGACACGCTTCCCGCTCGCCGCCATCGAGGCGCCGTGCAATGCGCTCGCGCTCGGCCTGCACGCACTGAGGTCCGCGTGA
- a CDS encoding 3-hydroxybutyryl-CoA dehydrogenase yields the protein MNAADVSRVHVLGAGRMGQGIALAFAFAGLHVTLIDFKARDAAARVAFAAAARTAIGCQLDALTALCGLTPQQTAQVLARIDVVDRAAASAGLSTCDVLFEAVPEVLDGKSAALEWADAHLRADAVIASTTSTFLVTDLQRCVAHPARLLNAHWLNPAHLMPLVEISRGDATDSAAVALLSALLERIGKRPVVCGPSPGYIVPRIQVLAMNEAARMVEEGVASADAIDQAIRTGFGLRFAVLGLLEFIDWGGCDILYYASHYLAREIGPRFEPADVVSRHMETGRDGIRSGAGFYDYAAVDVPAYVRRRLSEFGALLVHLGLAPVLDGALGVKRE from the coding sequence ATGAATGCCGCCGACGTGTCGCGCGTGCACGTGCTGGGCGCCGGACGCATGGGGCAGGGCATCGCGCTTGCTTTCGCGTTCGCCGGCCTGCATGTGACGCTGATCGACTTCAAGGCACGCGACGCGGCGGCGCGGGTGGCGTTCGCCGCCGCCGCGCGCACGGCCATCGGCTGCCAACTGGATGCGTTGACCGCGCTGTGCGGGCTCACGCCGCAGCAGACGGCGCAAGTGCTCGCGCGCATCGACGTCGTCGATCGCGCCGCCGCGAGCGCGGGGCTCTCGACCTGCGATGTGCTGTTCGAAGCGGTGCCGGAAGTGCTCGACGGGAAGTCCGCCGCGCTGGAATGGGCCGACGCGCATCTGCGCGCGGACGCGGTGATCGCATCCACGACGTCGACGTTTCTCGTCACCGACTTGCAGCGATGCGTTGCGCATCCGGCGCGCCTCTTGAACGCGCACTGGCTGAATCCGGCGCATCTGATGCCGCTTGTCGAGATCAGTCGCGGCGACGCGACCGACTCCGCGGCCGTCGCGCTGCTGAGCGCGCTGCTCGAGCGGATCGGCAAGCGGCCGGTCGTCTGCGGGCCGTCGCCAGGCTACATCGTGCCGCGCATCCAGGTGCTCGCGATGAACGAGGCGGCGCGGATGGTCGAAGAGGGCGTCGCGAGCGCGGACGCGATCGATCAGGCGATCCGGACCGGTTTCGGCCTGCGGTTCGCGGTGCTGGGGCTGCTCGAGTTCATCGATTGGGGCGGCTGCGACATTCTCTATTACGCGTCGCATTACCTCGCGCGCGAGATCGGTCCGCGCTTCGAGCCGGCCGACGTCGTGAGCCGCCACATGGAGACCGGGCGCGACGGCATCCGGTCGGGCGCGGGCTTCTACGATTACGCGGCGGTCGACGTGCCCGCTTATGTCCGGCGGCGCTTGAGCGAGTTCGGCGCGCTGCTCGTGCATCTCGGGCTCGCGCCGGTGCTCGACGGCGCGCTCGGTGTGAAGCGCGAGTGA
- a CDS encoding glycosyltransferase family 2 protein, with the protein MRPASASLASVPLMRAAEAAMHVRAFAEPSRPNAEAVAFSPAEPASFDAARPPFAAVRPPAAGARSESGSGIAVALCTAYLWVFALLTCLYAARHYVFSLDRLFKPQQAPYCAITHADWPEITVFVAAHNEEAVVVDCLMALLATTYPRDRLTIVPVNDRSTDGTRALIDAVQPLAPELIKPFHRESGKPGKAAALKDALREIRGDIMVVFDADYLPRPGLLKELVAPFFDPEVGAVMGRVVPQNADRNLLARLLDLERAGGYQVNQQARNNLGLVPQYGGTVGGIRKSALDAVGGWRDDTLAEDTDMTYRLLLSDWRTVYLNHAECYEEVPERWPVRARQLTRWAKGHNQTLFRYLIPLLRSTVMSRRCRLDGALLLGVFVMPALLALAWGVALALYLMNGIDSLTLGLLMSVFALFAFSTFGNFGVFFEIVVAARLDGRATRLRLVPVNVVGFCVTIAAVVAALWGLALDALLRRELRWDKTERFRRPLKPGR; encoded by the coding sequence ATGCGGCCGGCGTCCGCATCGCTCGCGTCGGTTCCGCTCATGCGCGCGGCAGAGGCAGCCATGCATGTCCGCGCGTTCGCCGAGCCGAGCCGGCCGAACGCGGAGGCGGTCGCGTTTTCGCCCGCCGAGCCCGCGTCGTTCGACGCTGCGCGACCGCCGTTCGCGGCCGTCCGGCCGCCTGCCGCCGGCGCGCGGTCCGAGTCCGGCAGCGGCATCGCCGTCGCGTTGTGCACGGCCTATCTGTGGGTGTTCGCGCTGCTGACCTGCCTCTACGCGGCGCGCCACTACGTGTTCAGTCTCGATCGCCTGTTCAAGCCGCAGCAGGCGCCGTACTGCGCGATCACGCACGCGGACTGGCCGGAGATCACCGTGTTCGTCGCCGCGCACAACGAGGAGGCGGTCGTCGTCGATTGCCTGATGGCGCTGCTCGCGACGACCTACCCGCGCGACCGGCTGACGATCGTCCCGGTCAACGACCGCTCGACCGACGGCACGCGCGCGCTGATCGACGCAGTGCAGCCGCTCGCGCCCGAGCTCATCAAGCCGTTTCACCGCGAGAGCGGCAAGCCGGGCAAGGCGGCGGCGCTGAAGGACGCGCTGCGCGAGATCCGCGGCGACATCATGGTCGTGTTCGACGCCGACTATCTGCCGCGCCCGGGCCTGCTCAAGGAACTGGTCGCGCCGTTCTTCGATCCGGAAGTGGGCGCGGTGATGGGCCGCGTCGTGCCGCAGAACGCCGATCGCAATCTGCTGGCGCGCCTCCTCGATCTGGAGCGCGCAGGCGGCTACCAGGTCAATCAACAGGCGCGCAACAACCTCGGCCTCGTGCCGCAGTACGGCGGCACGGTCGGCGGGATCCGCAAGAGCGCGCTCGACGCGGTCGGCGGCTGGCGTGACGACACGCTCGCCGAAGACACCGACATGACGTACCGGCTGCTGCTGAGCGATTGGCGCACCGTCTACCTGAACCATGCGGAGTGCTACGAGGAAGTGCCGGAGCGCTGGCCCGTGCGCGCGCGTCAGCTCACCCGCTGGGCGAAGGGCCACAACCAGACGCTGTTCCGCTACCTGATTCCGCTGTTGCGCAGCACGGTGATGTCACGACGCTGCCGCCTCGACGGCGCGCTGCTGCTCGGCGTGTTCGTGATGCCCGCGCTGCTCGCGCTCGCGTGGGGCGTCGCGCTCGCGCTCTATCTGATGAACGGCATCGATTCGCTCACGCTCGGCCTGCTCATGTCCGTGTTCGCGCTCTTCGCCTTCAGCACGTTCGGCAACTTCGGCGTGTTCTTCGAGATCGTCGTCGCGGCGCGCCTCGATGGCCGCGCGACGCGATTGCGGCTCGTGCCGGTGAACGTCGTCGGATTCTGCGTGACGATCGCGGCGGTCGTCGCCGCGCTGTGGGGGCTCGCGCTCGACGCGCTGCTGCGTCGCGAGCTGCGTTGGGACAAGACCGAGCGCTTTCGCCGGCCGCTGAAACCGGGACGATGA
- a CDS encoding MFS transporter: protein MPSIENARARGAASAPPRANPSFRKIVVASVTGNAMEWYDFFVYGTAAALVFGKLFFPPDAPPLVATLAAFAAFALGFVARPFGGVVFGHVGDRYGRKTSLVWTLMLMGASTFAIGLLPTYAQAGFWSPAALVALRLLQGVASGGEWGGGVLMISESAPADRRGYYAAWSQLGVGAGFVLSSAAFLAAQALPHDAFVRWGWRLPFAASVAIFAFGLYVRRSLPETKDFERASDRRAPPHLPVVEVLKRHPKEVLLAMGLRVAENGSAYVFLAFSLVYGKFIGIPNQVMLTGVMCAMVVEMAAMLGWGRLSDRIGRKPVYLIGAAGLVAAAFPFFWLIDTREPRFVYLALTLGAAVSHGAMIGTLPALVGELFSTEVRYSGVALGHEVASIFAGGLSPVVATALLARYHAAWPVSLLLVAMGGITLVTLAFVRETRHVPRRTADAKPETA from the coding sequence ATGCCGTCCATCGAAAACGCCCGCGCGCGCGGCGCCGCGAGTGCGCCGCCGCGCGCGAACCCGAGTTTCAGGAAGATCGTCGTCGCATCCGTGACAGGCAACGCGATGGAGTGGTACGACTTCTTCGTCTACGGCACCGCCGCCGCGCTCGTGTTCGGCAAGCTGTTCTTCCCCCCGGATGCGCCACCGCTCGTCGCGACGCTCGCCGCATTCGCGGCGTTCGCGCTCGGCTTCGTCGCACGGCCGTTCGGCGGCGTCGTGTTCGGACACGTCGGCGATCGCTACGGCCGCAAGACGTCGCTCGTCTGGACGCTGATGCTGATGGGTGCGTCGACGTTCGCAATCGGCCTGCTCCCCACCTACGCGCAGGCGGGCTTCTGGTCGCCTGCCGCGCTCGTCGCGCTGCGGCTGCTGCAGGGCGTCGCGTCAGGCGGCGAATGGGGCGGCGGCGTGCTGATGATCAGCGAAAGCGCGCCTGCCGATCGCCGAGGCTATTACGCGGCGTGGAGCCAACTGGGCGTCGGCGCCGGCTTCGTGCTGTCGTCGGCCGCGTTTCTCGCCGCGCAGGCGCTGCCGCACGATGCGTTCGTGCGCTGGGGCTGGCGCCTGCCGTTCGCCGCGAGCGTCGCGATCTTCGCGTTCGGTCTCTACGTGCGCCGCAGCTTGCCCGAGACGAAGGACTTCGAACGCGCGAGCGATCGGCGCGCGCCGCCGCACCTGCCCGTCGTCGAGGTGCTGAAGCGTCATCCGAAGGAAGTGCTGCTCGCGATGGGGCTGCGCGTCGCCGAAAACGGCAGCGCATACGTGTTCCTCGCGTTCTCGCTCGTCTACGGCAAATTCATCGGCATCCCGAATCAGGTGATGCTGACGGGCGTGATGTGCGCAATGGTCGTCGAGATGGCCGCGATGCTCGGCTGGGGCCGTCTGTCCGATCGCATCGGCCGCAAGCCCGTCTATCTGATCGGCGCGGCGGGCCTCGTCGCGGCCGCGTTTCCGTTCTTCTGGCTGATCGACACGCGCGAGCCGCGCTTCGTCTATCTCGCGCTCACGCTCGGCGCGGCCGTCAGCCACGGCGCGATGATCGGCACACTGCCCGCGCTCGTCGGCGAGCTGTTCAGCACCGAAGTCCGCTATTCGGGCGTCGCGCTCGGCCACGAGGTCGCTTCGATCTTCGCGGGCGGGCTGTCGCCCGTCGTCGCGACCGCGCTACTCGCCCGCTATCACGCCGCATGGCCGGTCTCGCTGCTGCTCGTCGCGATGGGCGGCATCACGCTCGTCACGCTCGCTTTCGTTCGCGAGACGCGCCACGTGCCGCGACGCACGGCCGACGCGAAGCCGGAAACCGCATGA
- a CDS encoding AraC family transcriptional regulator has product MDIAIPRSNGNRLRALRAREDVEREVSRLLGPHRMEAAARDLPRAELFDIALDRGGLLELCYGDAARIDIDGDAAQFLFRLTLAGHCELRAGRERTAVTRGGLSVSSPARASRIETSRDCRSLLLRLDRAALELKLANLLQATPRAPLLFELSVDAAHRGAGVVRDMLGQLCRWCAEPDTTAARSMLGPDLTQWLMTMLLTLLPHSYSDALARGVRRPLPAHVRRARDHADAHLGEPLPLAALARAAGVSPRTLQNGFAQFLQTSPAAYVREQRLSAVHDALLRAPGRSVADVLIEHGVHSFGHFAKAYARRFGHPPSETGVGAGGAPRADAPATGPSKPAAAEPGRHASRGRQP; this is encoded by the coding sequence ATGGATATCGCGATTCCCCGCAGCAACGGCAACCGGCTCCGCGCATTGCGCGCGCGCGAAGACGTCGAGCGCGAAGTGTCGCGGCTGCTCGGGCCGCATCGGATGGAAGCGGCCGCGCGCGATCTGCCGCGCGCGGAGCTGTTCGACATCGCGCTCGATCGCGGCGGCCTGCTCGAGCTCTGCTACGGCGATGCAGCGCGCATCGACATCGACGGCGACGCCGCCCAGTTCCTGTTCCGGCTGACGCTCGCGGGGCACTGCGAACTGCGGGCAGGCCGCGAACGCACGGCCGTCACGCGCGGCGGGTTGAGCGTCTCGTCGCCCGCTCGGGCAAGCCGCATCGAAACGAGTCGCGATTGCCGCAGTCTGCTGCTGCGGCTCGATCGCGCGGCGCTGGAACTCAAGCTCGCCAACCTGCTTCAGGCGACGCCGCGCGCGCCGCTGTTGTTCGAGCTGTCGGTCGACGCCGCGCACCGCGGCGCGGGCGTCGTGCGCGACATGCTCGGCCAACTGTGCCGATGGTGCGCGGAGCCCGATACGACCGCCGCGCGATCGATGCTCGGGCCCGACCTCACGCAATGGCTGATGACGATGCTGCTGACCCTGCTGCCGCATTCGTATAGCGACGCGCTCGCGCGCGGCGTTCGCCGCCCGCTGCCCGCGCACGTGCGCCGCGCGCGCGACCATGCCGATGCGCACCTCGGCGAGCCGTTGCCGCTCGCTGCGCTCGCGCGCGCGGCCGGCGTGTCGCCGCGCACGCTGCAGAACGGCTTCGCGCAGTTCCTGCAGACATCGCCCGCCGCCTATGTGCGCGAGCAGCGATTGTCGGCGGTCCACGACGCGTTGCTGCGCGCGCCCGGGCGCTCCGTCGCGGACGTACTGATCGAGCACGGGGTGCATAGCTTCGGGCACTTCGCGAAAGCGTATGCGCGGCGCTTCGGGCATCCGCCGTCGGAGACCGGTGTGGGTGCGGGTGGCGCGCCCAGAGCCGACGCCCCGGCAACCGGCCCGTCGAAGCCCGCGGCCGCCGAGCCCGGCCGCCACGCATCCCGCGGGCGGCAGCCATGA
- a CDS encoding porin, translated as MNNWKWLASLLSAAAAMPAFAQSSVVLYGRIDTAIEFANMGPRHVTRMGSGNLFASQWGLKGVEDLGGGYSAIFKLENGFNSANGTLGNGGALFGREAWVGVIGPFGGLQAGELYTIVHTTFVTYSLPGYAAGLAWGNASNNFVGPAFLRTHNGLRYTSPRIGDFLLRATASRGASGASGQPSSLGDTYGAGINYARGPLSIDVDYMVQRFSPASAASLSATSPVAAGNYALGAVSYDFAFMKLAFLYMRHRGGPDVPAVVDGASAYPHHDLYELDATIPLGRASLLVSYGHYRKAADSEGNADSYGVRLDYPLSKRTVLYTGAAMVRNGAHATFTINGAAGGGVPVAKPGATASSIVAGVMTSF; from the coding sequence ATGAACAACTGGAAATGGCTTGCGTCGTTGTTGAGCGCGGCCGCGGCGATGCCCGCGTTCGCGCAATCGAGCGTGGTGCTGTACGGTCGCATCGATACCGCGATCGAATTCGCGAACATGGGGCCGCGACACGTGACGCGCATGGGCAGCGGCAATCTGTTCGCGTCGCAATGGGGCCTCAAGGGCGTCGAGGATCTCGGCGGCGGCTACTCGGCGATCTTCAAGCTCGAGAACGGCTTCAACTCGGCGAACGGTACGCTCGGCAACGGCGGCGCGCTGTTCGGCCGCGAAGCGTGGGTCGGCGTCATCGGTCCGTTCGGCGGGCTGCAGGCGGGCGAGCTCTACACGATCGTGCACACGACGTTCGTCACGTACAGCCTGCCCGGATACGCGGCGGGACTCGCGTGGGGCAATGCGTCGAACAATTTCGTCGGGCCGGCGTTCCTGCGCACGCACAACGGACTGCGCTACACGTCGCCGCGCATCGGCGACTTCCTGCTGCGCGCGACCGCGTCGCGCGGGGCGAGCGGCGCGTCGGGCCAACCGTCGTCGCTCGGCGATACGTACGGCGCCGGGATCAATTACGCGCGAGGGCCGCTGTCGATCGACGTCGACTACATGGTGCAGCGCTTCAGTCCGGCGAGCGCGGCGTCGCTGTCCGCGACAAGTCCCGTCGCGGCAGGCAACTACGCGCTCGGCGCAGTCTCGTACGACTTCGCGTTCATGAAGCTCGCGTTCCTCTACATGCGGCATCGCGGCGGGCCGGACGTGCCCGCCGTCGTCGACGGTGCGAGCGCGTATCCGCACCACGACCTGTATGAGCTCGACGCGACGATCCCGCTCGGCCGCGCGTCGCTGCTCGTCAGCTACGGCCATTACCGGAAGGCCGCCGACAGCGAGGGCAACGCCGATTCGTACGGAGTCCGACTCGACTATCCGTTGTCGAAGCGGACCGTGCTTTATACGGGCGCGGCGATGGTGCGCAACGGCGCGCACGCGACGTTCACCATCAACGGCGCGGCGGGCGGCGGCGTGCCCGTCGCGAAGCCGGGCGCGACCGCGAGCTCGATCGTCGCGGGTGTGATGACGTCGTTCTAA
- a CDS encoding NAD/NADP-dependent octopine/nopaline dehydrogenase family protein, with product MKVCVLGGGHGCHAAAIDLLEKGHDVTWWRRDAEAAARLRALGGLNVRDWHGERTIALGDARDAIRVVGDLADALRDARLIVIPLPATTHDALSAEIAPLLADGQVVYLPPGTFGSCVFAQALASAGNRSRVAFAETGTLPYLVRKHGERDVVISAYATRLPTGVLPASAADWAFDVLKAGYPSIEPVEDALSAALTNAGPVIHPPLIMMNAGPLEHFDAWDIHNEGTQPSIRRVTNALDAERIALRSALGYRAPHFPLADHYAADGDEWMYGRGAHGKLTDSGDWREAIDLRTHRYMLEDTRLGLSFIVSCGRWAGVPTPVAQGLLSIASVVAERDLYREGRTLERLGLADATRDALAARLRDGWSA from the coding sequence ATGAAGGTATGCGTACTGGGCGGAGGTCACGGCTGCCATGCAGCGGCAATCGATCTGCTCGAAAAAGGGCACGACGTGACGTGGTGGCGCCGCGACGCGGAGGCGGCCGCGAGGTTGCGCGCACTGGGCGGACTGAACGTGAGGGACTGGCACGGCGAGCGCACGATCGCGCTCGGCGACGCGCGCGACGCGATCCGCGTCGTCGGCGATCTCGCCGATGCGCTGCGCGACGCGCGCCTTATCGTGATCCCGCTGCCCGCGACGACGCACGACGCGCTGTCCGCGGAGATCGCGCCGCTGCTCGCGGACGGCCAGGTCGTCTATCTGCCGCCCGGCACGTTCGGCAGCTGCGTGTTCGCGCAGGCGCTCGCATCGGCGGGCAATCGCAGCCGCGTCGCGTTCGCGGAGACGGGCACGCTCCCTTATCTCGTGCGCAAGCACGGCGAGCGCGACGTCGTGATCAGCGCCTACGCGACGCGGCTGCCGACGGGCGTGCTCCCGGCGAGCGCGGCCGACTGGGCGTTCGACGTGCTGAAGGCCGGCTATCCGTCGATCGAGCCCGTCGAGGACGCGCTGTCGGCCGCGCTGACGAACGCGGGGCCGGTGATTCATCCGCCGCTCATCATGATGAACGCGGGGCCGCTCGAACACTTCGACGCGTGGGACATCCACAACGAAGGCACGCAGCCGTCGATCCGGCGCGTGACGAACGCGCTCGATGCCGAGCGGATCGCGTTGCGCTCGGCGCTCGGCTATCGCGCGCCGCATTTCCCGCTCGCGGATCACTACGCGGCCGACGGCGACGAATGGATGTACGGCCGCGGCGCGCACGGCAAGCTGACGGACAGCGGCGACTGGCGGGAGGCGATCGATCTGAGGACGCATCGTTACATGCTCGAAGACACGCGGCTCGGCTTGTCGTTCATCGTGTCGTGCGGGCGCTGGGCCGGCGTGCCGACGCCTGTCGCGCAGGGCCTGCTGAGCATCGCGAGCGTGGTCGCGGAACGCGACCTGTATCGCGAGGGCCGCACGCTCGAGCGACTCGGGCTCGCGGATGCGACGCGCGATGCGCTTGCCGCGCGGCTGCGCGACGGGTGGTCGGCATGA
- a CDS encoding polymer-forming cytoskeletal protein encodes MTTFNVMMPVAGMLGLPFLPLLNELVKRSDVDALPIGDGPCVDYPHRAAQWLDALRANARGEPPAQGDAPPPWQALGLRVEHVDALSLVRGDRRDGVLYADRTIALGAGSHAAYAFAEERIEIRAGATLGGFAYAPNVDIDNTLVRGAVVGQTVRLHGCGGFANLHGTPIVFGRTARAFGRDGALTPHRAMSITSHLSGVPHRVLHGRYLVQRDVRLPPHTILHGTLIVDGRLTLGEGCVLLGSVKAHSVELECDALLHGAVFARHDVLLDEASCIDGVVSAGGLLRLTGARIGAADHPVSACARDVSVVGHACVHGDLVAWRSGWYHAS; translated from the coding sequence ATGACGACCTTCAACGTGATGATGCCGGTGGCGGGGATGCTCGGCCTGCCGTTCCTGCCGCTCCTGAACGAACTGGTGAAGCGCAGCGACGTCGACGCGCTGCCGATCGGCGACGGCCCGTGCGTCGACTATCCGCACCGCGCCGCGCAGTGGCTCGACGCGCTGCGCGCGAACGCGCGCGGCGAGCCGCCCGCGCAGGGCGACGCGCCGCCGCCGTGGCAGGCGCTCGGCTTGCGCGTCGAGCATGTCGATGCGCTTAGCCTCGTGCGAGGCGACCGGCGCGACGGCGTGCTGTACGCGGACCGGACGATCGCGCTCGGCGCGGGCTCGCACGCCGCGTACGCGTTCGCCGAGGAGCGCATCGAGATTCGCGCGGGCGCGACGCTCGGCGGGTTCGCTTACGCGCCGAACGTCGACATCGACAACACGCTCGTGCGCGGCGCGGTGGTCGGGCAGACGGTGCGCCTGCATGGTTGCGGGGGCTTCGCGAATCTGCACGGCACGCCGATCGTGTTCGGCCGCACCGCGCGCGCGTTCGGCCGCGACGGCGCGCTGACGCCGCATCGCGCGATGTCCATCACGAGCCACCTGTCCGGCGTGCCGCACCGCGTCCTGCACGGCCGCTATCTGGTGCAGCGCGACGTCCGCCTGCCGCCGCACACGATCCTGCACGGCACGCTGATCGTCGACGGCCGGCTGACGCTCGGCGAGGGTTGCGTGCTGCTCGGCAGCGTGAAGGCGCACAGCGTCGAGCTCGAGTGCGATGCGTTGCTGCACGGCGCGGTGTTCGCGCGCCACGACGTGCTGCTCGACGAAGCGAGCTGCATCGACGGCGTCGTGTCGGCGGGCGGCCTGCTGCGGCTGACGGGCGCGCGCATCGGCGCGGCCGATCATCCGGTCAGCGCGTGCGCGCGCGATGTGTCGGTCGTCGGCCATGCATGCGTACACGGCGATCTCGTCGCGTGGCGCAGCGGCTGGTATCACGCGTCATAA
- a CDS encoding pentapeptide repeat-containing protein — translation MRGRARGARMLAEGAGVRRSRLRCSRLRCSRLRRLRLRRSYLRRSRLRYSRLRYSRLRHARARHSCARHSRFTPSAPSSTGASPRCTSSAPNSLKRRRT, via the coding sequence ATGCGCGGTCGGGCGCGCGGCGCGCGCATGCTCGCAGAAGGCGCGGGTGTGCGGCGCTCGCGCCTTCGATGTTCGCGCCTTCGATGTTCGCGCCTTCGTCGTTTGCGCCTTCGTCGTTCGTACCTTCGTCGTTCGCGTCTTCGTTACTCGCGCCTTCGCTACTCGCGCCTTCGTCATGCGCGCGCTCGTCATTCATGCGCTCGTCACTCGCGCTTCACACCGAGCGCGCCGTCGAGCACCGGCGCGAGCCCGAGATGCACGAGCAGCGCGCCGAACTCGCTCAAGCGCCGCCGGACATAA